The following are encoded in a window of Planctomycetota bacterium genomic DNA:
- the larA gene encoding nickel-dependent lactate racemase: MHKIKLPYGKKYQYFRIPSSVKYRILEVREPVPITDFSGNLIHAVNHPINSARFDSFFNVQDKIAILIPDKTRRCPSDKVLDIVIKRLTGMGVDRANITVILARGSHSAHAPAEITKLVGRSTSRAIKVIDHDANKSTELSYIGTTSRGTQVRINKHCADADKIIIIGTVGYHYYAGFSGGRKLILPGISAYQTIQQNHSLVLNKPPLKGKNSDACLGKLDGNPVNEDMIEAARLAGRGRVFSINLAINSRDEIIRMFCGDIIDAHRRGCDFVDRIYQVPLKGKADYIIASAGGYPTDVNFIQTHKAIENAVYALKDRGKMLILAECKEGIGSDIFMGFLQHRTPEKMEAELRKKFVVSGHTALCTLIKANRFDIYLYSGLKDSLVRNLHFTPMDDVQRAMDIFFRQMPDDATVFVLPKGCGVRPVVS; encoded by the coding sequence GTGCATAAAATAAAACTCCCTTACGGCAAGAAATATCAGTATTTCCGTATTCCTTCATCGGTAAAATACAGGATATTGGAGGTGCGCGAGCCGGTACCGATTACTGATTTTTCAGGCAATTTGATACATGCCGTCAATCACCCGATTAATTCAGCTCGATTTGATTCTTTCTTTAACGTCCAGGATAAAATAGCCATTCTTATCCCGGATAAAACCCGTCGGTGCCCATCTGATAAGGTGCTTGATATTGTTATCAAACGCCTTACTGGTATGGGCGTGGACCGGGCAAATATCACCGTTATTCTGGCCCGGGGTTCTCATTCTGCTCACGCCCCGGCGGAGATAACTAAATTGGTTGGTCGGAGTACTTCCCGGGCTATAAAAGTCATAGACCACGATGCCAATAAATCCACCGAGCTATCATATATCGGGACGACCTCAAGAGGTACGCAGGTAAGAATTAACAAGCATTGCGCCGATGCCGATAAAATCATTATTATCGGGACAGTTGGCTATCATTATTACGCCGGCTTTTCAGGCGGCCGGAAACTCATCCTGCCCGGTATTTCCGCCTATCAGACCATCCAGCAGAATCACAGTTTGGTCCTGAATAAACCGCCTCTGAAAGGCAAGAATTCTGATGCCTGCCTAGGTAAACTTGACGGCAATCCGGTAAATGAGGATATGATAGAAGCCGCCCGGTTAGCCGGACGGGGAAGAGTTTTCTCCATCAATCTGGCGATTAATAGCCGGGATGAAATAATCAGAATGTTTTGCGGTGATATTATTGATGCGCATCGTCGCGGGTGTGACTTTGTGGACAGGATTTATCAAGTACCGCTTAAAGGTAAGGCGGATTATATTATTGCTTCGGCAGGCGGGTATCCTACGGATGTTAATTTTATTCAGACTCATAAAGCAATAGAAAACGCTGTTTATGCCTTAAAGGATAGAGGGAAAATGCTGATTTTGGCCGAATGCAAAGAGGGCATTGGTTCGGATATATTTATGGGTTTTTTGCAGCACCGGACACCGGAAAAAATGGAAGCCGAACTGCGCAAGAAGTTTGTGGTTTCAGGCCATACGGCCTTATGCACCTTGATAAAGGCAAATAGGTTTGATATCTACCTTTATTCTGGGCTCAAGGATTCTCTTGTCAGGAATTTACACTTTACGCCGATGGATGACGTCCAGCGGGCGATGGATATTTTCTTCAGGCAGATGCCTGATGACGCGACGGTATTTGT
- a CDS encoding STAS domain-containing protein yields the protein MAEIKIEMQKLPNGAILVKLKGFLDAYTYGEFEQTINNLFNQKMYRLIVDMSAVDYISSAGAGVFIGSIGVAQENQGNIVIVRPKPAVKEVFDLLGLSQIFTIVENMESALTALA from the coding sequence ATGGCAGAAATCAAGATAGAAATGCAGAAATTACCCAACGGAGCTATTCTTGTTAAGCTTAAAGGTTTTCTGGATGCTTACACTTACGGCGAGTTCGAGCAAACGATAAATAATTTATTTAACCAGAAAATGTACAGGTTGATTGTGGATATGTCAGCGGTGGATTATATTTCCAGCGCCGGGGCCGGCGTTTTTATCGGTTCCATCGGCGTGGCTCAGGAAAATCAGGGTAATATCGTCATCGTCCGTCCCAAGCCGGCTGTTAAAGAGGTTTTTGACCTTCTGGGATTGTCGCAGATATTTACTATCGTTGAGAATATGGAATCCGCTCTGACCGCTCTGGCATAA
- a CDS encoding ATP-binding protein, producing MTDNVKDRLVINSELKHLNLARHFIVRTIRKVNLAPSDENKIVLATDEALSNIVEHAYEFNKSGYIDINVEVTPKQFQIRILNGGRDFDLEKVKIKDIMEHVKQGKRRGLGIFLMRRIMDEVKYSFKNGQNQLILIKYLTTSDR from the coding sequence ATGACAGACAATGTTAAAGACCGGTTGGTTATTAACAGTGAACTGAAGCATCTGAATTTAGCGCGGCATTTTATCGTCAGGACTATCAGGAAGGTTAACCTGGCCCCGAGCGACGAGAATAAGATAGTCCTGGCTACTGATGAGGCATTGAGCAATATTGTTGAGCATGCCTACGAGTTTAACAAGAGCGGGTATATTGATATCAATGTCGAGGTTACCCCCAAGCAGTTCCAGATTCGGATACTGAACGGAGGGCGGGATTTTGATCTGGAGAAGGTGAAAATTAAGGATATTATGGAGCACGTCAAACAGGGGAAGAGGAGGGGACTGGGTATTTTTCTGATGAGACGGATAATGGACGAGGTGAAATACTCATTCAAGAACGGGCAGAATCAATTAATTCTAATAAAATATTTGACAACTTCCGATAGATAA